The Caldisericum exile AZM16c01 region CGGAGAGCCTCTCCTCAATAAAACTCCTATTTTTACTATATCCAAAGAACTATTCAAAACCGCTTCAGAGAAAGCTTTTAATTTTTCTTTTGGTATTATTACAAATGGAAGCGTGAGTCTATCTTCTGAAGAAATGAAAGAACTTAAGAATTACGGTTTGAAATACTTTCAGGTAACTCTTGACGGACCTGAATTTATTCATAACTTAAGAAGACCATATAAAAGTGGAAAAGATTCTTTCAAAGATATAATTATCAATTTGAGAAAGTTCTTAGAGTTTGTGCCAGTATTCGTAAGAGTTAATATAGATAGAGCAAATGCAAATAGTATAAGCGAACTATTAAACTTTCTTCATAAGGAAAATTTAGCCTCCAGGATTTTTTTGGACTTTGCTCCGAGGATTAAATCAGGTTTGGCACCGCATTTTTGTGATGCGAATATAATGCCGGATAAAACATTTTCTGATACCGTGAAACAATTACTTCCGATTGCAAGAGATTTAGGCTTTTCTGTTGCAAGAAGATTTGTGGAAATTGGACCATGTCTTCTCACTTCAGAGTCACAATTTGTAGTTGATCCTATTGGAGATATCTACAAGTGTAGTGGATTCGTAGGTAGGAAAGAATTTTGTGTTGGAAACGTTAAGGATGAACATTTTAGCGGCAAGTTTATTGAATTTATAACTATGGATAGATGGGAACAATGTCTTGACTGTCCATATGT contains the following coding sequences:
- a CDS encoding radical SAM/SPASM domain-containing protein yields the protein MENNKKSVRISKYVLIKKDWPKEGFNLLFSTLTKSVVLLEDKFLNSIENNKIEDLPDEVIKPLLNEGILTDSSNESQNLRYLFQKAKFSTKSFGAMILTTFDCNFKCEYCVENDVKDIRNENMTEEVSKNIIWWLERNIEERHPNDVELVYYGGEPLLNKTPIFTISKELFKTASEKAFNFSFGIITNGSVSLSSEEMKELKNYGLKYFQVTLDGPEFIHNLRRPYKSGKDSFKDIIINLRKFLEFVPVFVRVNIDRANANSISELLNFLHKENLASRIFLDFAPRIKSGLAPHFCDANIMPDKTFSDTVKQLLPIARDLGFSVARRFVEIGPCLLTSESQFVVDPIGDIYKCSGFVGRKEFCVGNVKDEHFSGKFIEFITMDRWEQCLDCPYVPLCGGGCAYESLVTFGDYNKKLCKKALFAGTTMEVLTNSLHNNVNIQKALEEKVWKKS